The sequence below is a genomic window from Flagellimonas marinaquae.
TTGTAAAATTGTTGTTCTGTTACATTGAGCCACTCCCTCAGTTTTTTTCCGCTTGGGTCGTCCCAAGGTACACCTGTTTGGTGAACTTTGGCTCCCGGGGCTTGTCCAATAATAGCGATTTTGGATTTTGGATGGGCCGCAACAATAGGTCTTGGTCCCAATGCCAAATGTTTTTCGCAGAGGTTACAGTCTTGGATTTGATGTAAGAGTTGATCCATTTGGGCTTAATTTACCTTTTTACTTGGTAAAAAGCTCGTAAATCGCCTGCTTTTCTTCTAAAGTAAATTTTTTGTCCTTGAACCAGTCGTGTACTTCAATTTTTTTGTTTTCTATTTGTGCTTCCCTAATGGCATTTATGGATACCAAATGCCAATGCACCCCGCGTTGACGATATACGGAATAACCGATATCTTCCATAATATAAGAGGGTTTAGGGTAGTTCACCAAGCGGGTCCCGTTTTTTAGTATGGCCAAAGTTTTGGTAAGTTCTACAACTACAGAAAAGGTATAGCGCTTA
It includes:
- a CDS encoding pyruvate kinase, with translation MRPLEIGDKVYNVTQDGFDDFKRYTFSVVVELTKTLAILKNGTRLVNYPKPSYIMEDIGYSVYRQRGVHWHLVSINAIREAQIENKKIEVHDWFKDKKFTLEEKQAIYELFTK